One part of the Corallococcus soli genome encodes these proteins:
- a CDS encoding sigma-54-dependent transcriptional regulator gives MDRIAVLVVDDEESVRTFLSELLGSSGYQVRCASSGSQALEMLSGGSFDAVLLDVVMPEMSGLEVLRRYRGNGGNAPVIVLSALSGADDAVRALKMGASDYLAKPFGNDELQDVLARALGTRVPERQISAPAPAPRVMLTSAEAAAEARVLISTSPAMRRARALVERIADTDVPVLLLGESGTGKEVIAREIHARSQRHGRPFIKVNCAALPGELLESELFGHERGAFTGATAEKPGKFELADQGTIFLDEIGEMAIRLQAKLLQVLQDEEFFRVGGKKSVRVDSRVVVATNRDLEKEIALGNFREDLYYRLNVVAIRLPPLRERREDVVPLTDHFLKKYGKGFMSGVSELPTEVLHAFTDYEWPGNVRELENMVRRLCVLKDPTLVLDEIRGGGRTPASAPSLPTSFAGDDFSAPPSRHYDEPARVFAAPPSHGAPSNSGVQVLEMPARGTMTPPPVALVTDASPFNAVTPQRYANPFDAPQPPPPPPPAGELSLKDIGKRAAMLAEREAILAMLQRTAWNKRRAAGKLRISYKALLYKIKECGIIDPRASAEF, from the coding sequence ATGGATCGGATCGCGGTGCTGGTGGTGGATGACGAAGAGTCGGTGCGCACGTTCCTGTCCGAGCTGCTGGGCAGCTCGGGGTACCAGGTGCGGTGTGCGTCGAGCGGTTCGCAGGCGCTGGAGATGCTCTCCGGTGGCTCGTTCGACGCGGTGCTGCTGGACGTGGTGATGCCGGAGATGAGCGGCCTGGAAGTCCTGCGCCGCTACCGCGGCAATGGCGGCAACGCCCCGGTCATCGTGCTGAGCGCGCTGTCCGGCGCGGACGACGCGGTGCGGGCGCTGAAGATGGGCGCGTCCGACTATCTGGCGAAGCCCTTTGGCAACGACGAGCTGCAGGACGTGCTCGCGCGTGCGCTGGGGACCCGCGTGCCGGAGCGCCAGATCTCGGCGCCGGCGCCCGCGCCCCGCGTGATGCTGACGTCGGCGGAGGCCGCGGCCGAGGCGCGCGTGCTCATCTCCACGTCGCCGGCCATGCGCCGGGCCCGCGCGCTGGTGGAGCGCATCGCGGACACGGACGTGCCGGTGCTGCTGCTCGGTGAGTCCGGCACGGGCAAGGAGGTGATCGCCCGGGAGATCCACGCGCGCAGCCAGCGTCACGGCCGCCCCTTCATCAAGGTGAACTGCGCGGCGCTGCCCGGGGAGCTGCTGGAGAGCGAGCTGTTCGGCCACGAGCGCGGCGCCTTCACGGGCGCCACGGCGGAGAAGCCGGGCAAGTTCGAGCTGGCGGACCAGGGCACCATCTTCCTGGACGAGATTGGCGAGATGGCCATCCGCCTCCAGGCGAAGCTGCTCCAGGTGCTGCAGGACGAGGAGTTCTTCCGCGTCGGCGGCAAGAAGAGCGTCCGCGTGGACAGCCGCGTGGTGGTGGCGACGAACCGCGACCTGGAGAAGGAGATCGCGCTCGGCAACTTCCGCGAGGACCTCTACTACCGCCTCAACGTCGTGGCCATCCGCCTGCCGCCGCTGCGCGAGCGCCGCGAGGACGTGGTGCCGCTCACGGACCACTTCCTGAAGAAGTACGGCAAGGGCTTCATGTCGGGCGTCTCCGAGCTGCCGACGGAGGTGCTGCACGCCTTCACGGACTACGAGTGGCCGGGCAACGTGCGCGAGCTGGAGAACATGGTTCGCCGCCTGTGCGTGCTGAAGGACCCCACGCTGGTGCTGGACGAGATCCGCGGCGGTGGCCGGACCCCGGCGAGCGCCCCGTCACTGCCCACGTCCTTCGCGGGGGACGACTTCAGCGCTCCGCCTTCGCGCCACTACGACGAGCCGGCCCGCGTCTTCGCGGCCCCTCCGTCGCACGGGGCCCCCTCGAACTCCGGCGTGCAGGTGCTGGAGATGCCCGCGCGCGGCACGATGACGCCCCCGCCGGTGGCGCTGGTGACGGACGCCTCGCCGTTCAACGCCGTGACGCCCCAGCGCTACGCCAACCCGTTCGACGCGCCGCAGCCGCCGCCTCCGCCGCCTCCGGCCGGGGAGCTGTCGCTCAAGGACATTGGCAAGCGCGCCGCGATGCTCGCCGAGCGCGAGGCCATACTGGCCATGCTCCAGCGCACCGCGTGGAACAAGCGTCGCGCCGCCGGCAAGCTGCGCATCAGCTACAAGGCCCTGCTCTACAAGATCAAGGAGTGCGGCATCATCGATCCCCGCGCGAGCGCCGAGTTCTAG
- a CDS encoding NAD-dependent epimerase/dehydratase family protein — MTAPLVLLGCGYTLTRFALEEARSGREVLATTRDAARRAVLEGAGVRVLSLDEALARAGGAHIVDSVPPEAGLDAHFADVLSRARPSRLVYLSSTGVYGSARGPVDEATPVDTTSSNARARLEAEAHFVPLGASVMRVAGIYGPGRGTSGRLKAGTLRIPESGGGRLSRVHVDDLVEAIRVVLQRGAPGDVYCVADRRPATQEETASWLCQQLSLPMPPRVPLASLHESLRGDRAICGAKLEALGWTLRYPDFTTGFIAALEEEARG; from the coding sequence ATGACCGCTCCGCTCGTCCTGCTCGGCTGTGGCTACACGCTCACCCGCTTCGCCCTGGAGGAGGCGCGGTCCGGCCGTGAGGTCCTGGCCACCACCCGGGATGCCGCGCGCCGCGCGGTGCTGGAGGGCGCGGGTGTCCGGGTGCTGTCGCTCGATGAGGCGCTGGCCCGTGCCGGGGGGGCGCACATCGTGGACTCGGTGCCTCCCGAGGCCGGCCTGGATGCGCACTTCGCGGACGTGCTGTCGCGGGCCCGGCCTTCGCGGCTCGTCTACCTGTCGTCCACGGGCGTGTATGGCTCCGCGCGCGGTCCCGTGGATGAGGCGACGCCGGTCGACACGACGTCTTCAAACGCCCGGGCCCGGCTGGAGGCGGAGGCGCACTTCGTCCCGCTGGGGGCGAGCGTGATGCGGGTCGCGGGCATCTACGGCCCGGGGCGCGGAACTTCCGGGCGGCTGAAGGCGGGCACGCTGCGCATCCCTGAGTCCGGCGGGGGCCGGCTGTCCCGCGTCCACGTGGACGACCTGGTGGAGGCCATCCGCGTGGTGCTCCAGCGCGGGGCCCCCGGCGACGTGTACTGCGTGGCCGACCGGCGTCCCGCGACCCAGGAGGAGACGGCCTCCTGGCTCTGCCAGCAGCTGTCCCTCCCCATGCCGCCCCGGGTTCCCCTGGCGTCGCTCCATGAGTCCCTGCGCGGGGACCGGGCCATCTGCGGCGCGAAGCTGGAGGCCCTGGGCTGGACGTTGCGCTACCCGGACTTCACCACCGGCTTCATCGCGGCCCTGGAGGAGGAAGCGCGGGGGTGA
- a CDS encoding GGDEF domain-containing protein has product MGLKRKRTGKSGQPPTVLLVEPRAEDLERTRALLGEAGFRVVPLTRFDAAVPLFEVIRPDAVLLAAQPPDYAAVQTARRLRQVSRGTVPMMYLVDSHDRDAWRFCVEKGQCVDVVPRAVDGAELSMKLHAQMRLKQSVERAATGEEAGTALALHDPVTGLYNRPFLLALIGLEARRTERYGGTFSVVAAEVAGWSALRKEHGKAMAERLLVYSAVVLGQTVREADAVARVGDSEFAMLLPGTPAESVPEVLARVEARFEAARFQMEGRVVRTALELGAVSFPDTVGAPTQLLSAALQTLRRTREIRRAAGPTRLLSV; this is encoded by the coding sequence GTGGGTCTGAAGCGCAAGCGGACGGGAAAGTCGGGGCAGCCTCCTACGGTGTTGCTGGTGGAGCCGCGAGCAGAGGACCTGGAGCGCACCCGGGCGCTCCTGGGCGAGGCAGGCTTCCGCGTGGTTCCGCTCACGCGCTTCGACGCGGCGGTGCCGCTCTTCGAGGTGATCCGCCCGGACGCGGTGCTGCTGGCCGCGCAGCCGCCGGACTACGCGGCGGTGCAGACGGCGCGGCGCCTGCGGCAGGTGAGCCGGGGCACGGTGCCGATGATGTACCTGGTGGATTCGCACGACCGGGACGCGTGGCGCTTCTGCGTGGAGAAGGGGCAGTGCGTGGACGTGGTGCCGCGCGCGGTGGACGGCGCGGAGCTGTCCATGAAGCTGCACGCGCAGATGCGGCTCAAGCAGTCCGTGGAGCGCGCGGCGACCGGTGAGGAGGCCGGCACGGCGCTGGCGCTGCATGATCCGGTGACGGGGCTCTACAACCGGCCCTTCCTGCTGGCCCTCATCGGCCTGGAGGCCCGGCGGACGGAGCGCTACGGGGGCACCTTCTCCGTGGTGGCGGCGGAGGTGGCCGGGTGGAGCGCGCTTCGCAAGGAGCACGGCAAGGCGATGGCGGAGCGGCTGCTCGTCTACAGCGCGGTGGTGTTGGGACAGACGGTGCGGGAGGCGGACGCGGTGGCGCGGGTGGGGGACAGCGAGTTCGCCATGCTGCTGCCGGGCACGCCCGCGGAGTCGGTGCCGGAGGTGCTGGCGCGGGTGGAGGCCCGGTTCGAGGCGGCGCGGTTCCAGATGGAGGGGCGCGTGGTGCGCACGGCGCTGGAGCTGGGGGCGGTGAGCTTCCCGGACACGGTGGGGGCGCCCACCCAGCTGCTGAGCGCGGCACTGCAGACGTTGAGGCGTACACGCGAGATTCGGCGGGCGGCCGGTCCGACCCGACTGTTGTCGGTTTGA
- a CDS encoding DUF4388 domain-containing protein has product MRGVSGDFSTMPLKDLVVHLGNRRATGTLNVERGDVRKQLLLRDGHVITASSNQPREYFGQFLINMGHLTEDQLERAFATQAQTQILLGKILTMTGSVSEATVRTTLSHKFREMLLDAFTWEEGGFDFRATDVAPELEGLDVSVDLLDVHREGEFRETAWQAIRAVFPSGAVRLEVDERKLMDRKAGSLDDRIVQLAREGLSIDGIALALHATDFFLYQRLYALYRQDALKVSDEAPLPAPERSTPTVVVVEEDDDDENGGGVIGSESSSDEVLQAAQLFLDAGNLRDGEALARRAHEIAPTEHTQKLLRDAEARLLAELRKALMEPSRVPTLRVSPPHLKTLPLSSPERYLLSRIDGKRDVAAIVHVSPLQELEALKFFQGFVDTELVKLTLRPLS; this is encoded by the coding sequence ATGCGCGGCGTGTCTGGTGATTTTTCGACGATGCCCCTCAAGGATCTGGTCGTCCACCTCGGGAATCGCCGGGCCACCGGCACCCTGAACGTGGAGCGGGGAGACGTGCGCAAGCAGCTGCTGCTGCGCGACGGGCACGTCATCACCGCCAGCTCCAACCAGCCCCGCGAATACTTCGGTCAGTTCCTCATCAACATGGGGCACCTGACGGAGGACCAGCTGGAGCGCGCGTTCGCCACCCAGGCGCAGACGCAGATCCTCCTGGGGAAGATCCTGACGATGACGGGCTCGGTGTCGGAAGCCACCGTGCGCACCACCCTCTCCCACAAGTTCCGGGAGATGCTGCTGGACGCCTTCACCTGGGAGGAAGGCGGCTTCGACTTCCGCGCCACGGACGTCGCGCCGGAGCTGGAGGGCCTGGACGTCAGCGTGGACCTGCTGGACGTGCACCGCGAGGGCGAGTTCCGCGAGACGGCGTGGCAGGCCATCCGCGCGGTGTTCCCCTCCGGCGCGGTGCGGCTGGAGGTGGACGAGCGCAAGCTGATGGACCGCAAGGCGGGCAGCCTGGATGACCGCATCGTCCAGCTGGCGAGGGAGGGCTTGAGCATCGACGGCATCGCGCTGGCGCTGCACGCCACCGACTTCTTCCTCTACCAGCGCCTGTACGCGCTCTACCGGCAGGACGCGCTGAAGGTGTCGGACGAGGCGCCCCTGCCCGCCCCGGAGCGCAGCACGCCCACCGTGGTGGTGGTGGAAGAGGACGACGACGACGAGAACGGGGGCGGCGTCATCGGCTCCGAGTCCTCGTCGGACGAGGTGCTCCAGGCGGCCCAGCTCTTCCTGGACGCGGGCAACCTGCGCGACGGCGAGGCCCTGGCCCGCCGGGCGCATGAGATCGCGCCGACCGAGCACACCCAGAAGCTGCTGCGCGACGCGGAGGCCCGGCTGCTCGCGGAGCTGCGCAAGGCGCTGATGGAGCCCTCGCGCGTGCCGACGTTGCGCGTGTCCCCGCCGCACCTGAAGACGCTGCCGCTGTCATCCCCGGAGCGCTACCTGCTGTCGCGCATCGACGGGAAGCGGGACGTGGCGGCCATCGTGCACGTCTCGCCGTTGCAGGAGCTGGAAGCGCTGAAGTTCTTCCAGGGCTTCGTGGACACGGAGCTCGTGAAGCTCACCCTGCGTCCGCTGTCCTGA
- a CDS encoding tetratricopeptide repeat protein — translation MSRSLLFAAFNEGVHRSMAGNHEAAVQSFDQVLAVDPRHFPALTAKASALKQLGRTAEALKGFQRASELDPAAADPLREAALCQLELGEPEAAALLMERAVQLNPTPGYREAAAVEVYHLGNALLTQGRRPDKARYRLARQVFELALELSPAYVEAAKALADVWEHLGDPTQQEHYTHLATRLRPASS, via the coding sequence ATGTCCAGGTCGTTGTTGTTCGCGGCATTCAACGAGGGCGTCCACCGTTCCATGGCCGGCAACCACGAGGCCGCGGTCCAATCCTTCGACCAGGTCCTCGCCGTGGATCCGCGCCACTTCCCCGCGCTCACCGCCAAGGCGTCCGCGCTCAAGCAGCTGGGCCGCACCGCGGAGGCGCTGAAGGGCTTCCAGCGCGCCAGCGAGCTGGACCCCGCCGCCGCCGACCCCCTGCGCGAAGCCGCGCTGTGCCAGCTGGAGCTGGGAGAGCCCGAGGCCGCCGCCCTCCTGATGGAGCGCGCCGTCCAGCTCAACCCCACCCCCGGCTACCGGGAGGCCGCCGCCGTGGAAGTCTACCACCTGGGTAACGCGCTGCTGACGCAGGGCAGGCGCCCGGACAAGGCCCGCTACCGGCTGGCCCGCCAGGTCTTCGAGCTGGCCCTCGAGCTGTCCCCCGCCTACGTCGAGGCCGCCAAGGCCCTGGCGGACGTGTGGGAGCACCTGGGGGACCCTACCCAGCAGGAGCACTACACACACCTGGCGACCCGGCTGCGCCCCGCTTCCTCCTGA
- a CDS encoding glutaredoxin family protein, translated as MRVDIYSKPRCSLCEKALAVVEEVRARLPFELYVTDILQSPELFETWRNDIPVVLIDGTPAFKHRVEAPVLEALLREVMNGTPIAKTVGQDG; from the coding sequence ATGCGTGTCGATATCTACTCGAAACCCCGGTGCTCCCTCTGTGAGAAGGCCCTCGCGGTGGTGGAGGAGGTGAGGGCGCGTCTGCCCTTCGAGCTCTACGTCACCGACATCCTCCAGAGCCCCGAGCTCTTCGAGACCTGGCGCAACGACATCCCGGTGGTGCTGATTGACGGCACCCCCGCCTTCAAGCACCGCGTGGAGGCCCCGGTCCTCGAAGCGCTCCTCCGTGAGGTGATGAATGGCACACCCATTGCTAAAACCGTGGGCCAGGATGGGTAA